The following coding sequences are from one Dioscorea cayenensis subsp. rotundata cultivar TDr96_F1 unplaced genomic scaffold, TDr96_F1_v2_PseudoChromosome.rev07_lg8_w22 25.fasta BLBR01001086.1, whole genome shotgun sequence window:
- the LOC120255588 gene encoding LOW QUALITY PROTEIN: bidirectional sugar transporter SWEET16-like (The sequence of the model RefSeq protein was modified relative to this genomic sequence to represent the inferred CDS: deleted 1 base in 1 codon) translates to METLLVFIGVIGNIISVLMFASPIKTFWRIVKNKSTEDFEPTPYVVTLLGSCLWVYYGLTKPDGLLVATVNAVGIFLEAIYVLLFLFFSSSPSIRMKTIFLVIILDIFFGLVFFTTQFLMDGSLRLTIVGIICTCLNILMYGSPLMIMKTVINTKSVEYMPFFLSFFLFLNGGVWALYAILDHDVYLTIPNGMGFILGTLQLMLYMIYMNPKAKVDKQSGEERWQQHQSLLIDPNESIERDQEQG, encoded by the exons ATGGAAACATTGTTGGTGTTTATAGGAGTTATAG GTAATATCATCTCAGTTCTCATGTTTGCTTCTCCAAT AAAGACCTTTTGGAGGATAGTGAAGAACAAATCAACAGAGGACTTTGAGCCAACACCATATGTTGTCACCCTTCTTGGTTCTTGTCTATGGGTTTATTATGGTCTTACCAAGCCTGATGGTCTTCTTGTTGCCACTGTTAATGCTGTTGGCATATTCTTGGAGGCCATTTATGTTCTCttgttcctcttcttctcttcttcaccaTCCATTAGG ATGAAGACAATCTTCCTAGTCATTATTTTGGACATCTTTTTCGGGCTCGTATTTTTCACTACTCAGTTTTTAATGGACGGAAGCTTGAGACTGACTATTGTC GGCATCATTTGCACTTGTCTCAATATTCTTATGTACGGTTCTCCTCTGATGATCATg aaAACAGTGATAAACACAAAAAGCGTGGAATACATGCCTTTCTTTCTATCATTTTTTCTCTTCCTCAACGGCGGAGTCTGGGCTCTGTATGCAATACTCGATCATGATGTCTATCTTACC ATACCAAATGGGATGGGATTCATCTTAGGAACACTTCAACTTATGCTGTATATGATATACATGAACCCAAAGGCAAAGGTGGATAAACAAAGTGGTGAAGAAAGATGGCAACAACACCAGAGTTTATTAATTGACCCAAATGAATCAATTGAACGTGATCAAGAACAAGGatga